The Candidatus Bathyarchaeota archaeon sequence AGAGGATACATATGAATAGTGCCCCTGTTATTCAGATTTTATTTAGCTGCAAGTCGATCCGAACATGTATATAAAACACCATCCGGAGTAAGAAAGTCTCAGAACATGCCGACAAGCACTTTTCGCGTTCCATGCGTACATATATAGAAGCCAACGGCCCTCGAAAAACACATAGACAAACTTTTAAAACATGACATCCTTAAAATAATCCCTCAATACAAAAAGGAGAAAAACAAAACGTGGTAAAAGTAAATGACACAGAAGTCCCAGAAGGACTACAATACACAAAAGACTACGAATGGGTGAAAATCGAAGATAACAAAGCACGTATAGGCGTAACAGACTACGCCCAAAAACAATTGCGCGAGATCGTCTACGCAGAACTACCCGCACAAGGCGACACAATAACGCAAAACGAACCCTACGGCACAGTAGAATCCGTCAAAGCAGTGTCAGATCTCATAGCACCCTTAAGTGGTACAATCGAACAGGTAAACACAGAAGTGCAAAACCGTCCAGAACTCCTTAACGAAGACCCCTACAACAAAGGCTGGCTACTCGTAATAGCCCCAAGCAACTTGGATGCAGAGCTTAAAAACTTGATGAATACGGAACAGTCGGCTGAATGGCACAAATCCCTAATTGAAAAAGGCTAAACCAAGGTTTAGCCATTCCACTTCTTTTCTTTTCTAAATTAAGCTTTTAGAATAGAGAAAGGAAAAGTTTATGTGGGTTTTTATTCTGGCTAGGTGGGCGTAGAGCGCGCGTGTGCACTAGCTGAAGATTTCTTAGAACAAGATTCGCGATTGAAAATTGAAACTTTAAGGGTAAAGCAGTTATTCAATCGCAATCTCAGTACTCTTTCGGCATCATCGCAAGTTCTTTGTAGGCGAAGACCGGGCCATCTTTGCACACAAACTTGTCTCCTATGTTACACCTTCCACACTTTCCGATGCCACACTTCATCCTCATCTCGAGGGATAGAAATACTTCCTCGGGAGGGAAGCCGAGCTCGTTAAGAACTGGCATGGTGAACTTTATCATTATGGGTGGACCGCAGACAATTGCGATAGCGTTCTCTGAGCTTGGAGCGGTCTCCTTGAGAACGGCCGGGACAAAGCCCACTAATCCAGTCCAGCCAGGAACAGCTCTGTCTATGGTCACGTTAAGGTTAATATCATCCCTCTTTCCCCAAGCTTCAAGGTCGTATTTATAGGCGAGTTCACCTGGGTTGCGGGCTCCGTAGATAACTGTTAAGCCTCTGAACCTATCTCTGTTGACTTCGTGAAGAATGAATTTTGTTAGAGACCTTAGCGTTGTGAAAGCGAAGCCTCCTCCGACAATGACAACATTGCGGCCTTCCATTCTCTCCAGTGGGAACCCGTTGCCGTATGGTCCTCTGACCCCTATTACTGTTCCCTCTTCGCAGTTGTGCAGGGCTGTGGTCACAACCCCGACCTTTTTAATGGTGAACTGGATGTAACCTTCGTCCATGGGCGATGAGGCTATACCTAAGGGACATTCTCCGGCGCCGAAGACAGAAATCTCTGCGAACTGGCCACATCTGTACTTGAACTTCTTCATCGCTTCTGGATCTTGGAAAACAAGCTCAAACGTCTTTATGTCATTCACTTCATTTTCTGTTGTGATTTTTCTGATGACCGCAAGGTTTGGGATGTACGGATTACTCATTCTCTACTTCACCTGTCTGGTCGATATTGCTTTAGTTATTTCTCTGATGTCAAGGTTAACAGGACACTCCCGGACGCATCTTCCACAGCCTACGCAAAAGCTTTCGCCGAAGTTCTTGACGAAGTAG is a genomic window containing:
- a CDS encoding FAD/NAD(P)-binding protein; its protein translation is MSNPYIPNLAVIRKITTENEVNDIKTFELVFQDPEAMKKFKYRCGQFAEISVFGAGECPLGIASSPMDEGYIQFTIKKVGVVTTALHNCEEGTVIGVRGPYGNGFPLERMEGRNVVIVGGGFAFTTLRSLTKFILHEVNRDRFRGLTVIYGARNPGELAYKYDLEAWGKRDDINLNVTIDRAVPGWTGLVGFVPAVLKETAPSSENAIAIVCGPPIMIKFTMPVLNELGFPPEEVFLSLEMRMKCGIGKCGRCNIGDKFVCKDGPVFAYKELAMMPKEY
- the gcvH gene encoding glycine cleavage system protein GcvH translates to MVKVNDTEVPEGLQYTKDYEWVKIEDNKARIGVTDYAQKQLREIVYAELPAQGDTITQNEPYGTVESVKAVSDLIAPLSGTIEQVNTEVQNRPELLNEDPYNKGWLLVIAPSNLDAELKNLMNTEQSAEWHKSLIEKG